Proteins from a genomic interval of Quercus lobata isolate SW786 chromosome 11, ValleyOak3.0 Primary Assembly, whole genome shotgun sequence:
- the LOC115967825 gene encoding BEL1-like homeodomain protein 6 has product MATFYTSSNNQRDSAPMLYLREHLPSSYAEAPVIPGNMMMYMNSGPYSDALAGNSQQQNNCMEIPSLGASNSTPQQQEIMSNLGGSHIAEHDFNAWREARNEMLVTHPMGGAASILHSGQNLQGQGLSLSLGTQMPSGIQMSSIPYRNPNPGFASFLSPNSSISGDSADRNGSSRDEQLRNAEYLPPGFPGGNQDLNKGDSSPYGMPSIVRNVPNSKYLKVAQQLLDEVVNVRKALKQADMKNESTHEKNSKESDGGSKNENALPPSGVSSNPQESAGNTPCELSHAEKQDLQNKLTKLLSMSDEVDRRYKQYYHQMQIVVSSFDVIAGCGAAKPYTALALQTISRHFRCLRDAITGQIRATRKSLGEQDTSGSSRGVGITRLRYVDQHLKQQRALQQLGMMQQHAWRPQRGLPESSVSILRAWLFEHFLHPYPKDSDKIMLARQTGLTRSQVSNWFINARVRLWKPMVEEMYKEETGDMEMDSNSSSENAVKATKGDNRTSEERGEDLQQSASSTATERCSTGQLMDSKSNHVPDVEMAGSSVVNFHNGSRGEAENEYGLVKRREEQRPNVDDCSLFPDAMMQSDAASERFMAAAYHMSELGRFGSGSGVSLTLGLQHCEDGSLPMSSGNHHSFMSMRGDEIYSAAASSVGPETADFECMNPGNQQHRFSSSHLLHDFVV; this is encoded by the exons ATGGCGACTTTTTACACTAGTTCAAATAATCAAAGAGATTCTGCACCAATGCTTTATTTAAGGGAACATTTGCCTAGTTCATATGCAGAAGCACCAGTTATTCCTGGTAATATGATGATGTATATGAACTCTGGGCCATATTCAGATGCTTTGGCCGGGAATTCTCAGCAGCAAAACAATTGCATGGAAATTCCATCATTGGGTGCTTCAAATTCCACCCCGCAGCAGCAAGAAATCATGTCAAATCTTGGTGGGTCGCACATTGCAGAACATGATTTCAATGCATGGAGGGAGGCTAGAAATGAGATGCTAGTTACACACCCAATGGGAGGTGCTGCTAGCATTCTTCATAGTGGACAAAACTTGCAGGGTCAGGGATTATCCCTCAGCCTTGGTACACAAATGCCATCAGGAATTCAAATGTCATCTATCCCATACCGGAATCCTAATCCAGGATTTGCTTCATTCTTGAGTCCTAATTCATCAATTTCAGGTGATAGTGCTGACAGGAATGGCTCTTCTAGAGATGAGCAATTGAGAAATGCTGAATACTTGCCACCTGGTTTCCCTGGAGGCAATCAAGATTTAAATAAAGGGGATTCATCTCCATATGGGATGCCAAGCATAGTGAGAAACGTTCCCAATTCCAAATATCTCAAGGTAGCACAACAACTGCTTGATGAAGTAGTTAATGTCCGCAAAGCTCTAAAGCAGGCTGATATGAAAAATGAAAGCACACATGAAAAGAATTCCAAGGAGAGTGATGGGggatcaaaaaatgaaaatgcgTTGCCACCAAGTGGAGTGTCTTCAAACCCTCAAGAATCAGCTGGGAACACTCCGTGTGAGCTTTCTCATGCTGAAAAACAAGATTTGCAGAACAAATTGACAAAATTATTGTCCATGTCAGATGAG GTTGATAGAAGGTACAAACAGTATTATCATCAGATGCAGATTGTGGTGTCATCATTTGATGTGATTGCAGGATGTGGGGCAGCTAAACCATATACAGCACTTGCCCTCCAGACTATCTCCCGCCACTTTAGGTGCTTGCGTGACGCAATCACTGGCCAAATACGAGCAACTCGTAAAAGCCTTGGGGAGCAAGATACTTCTGGAAGCAGTAGAGGAGTTGGAATAACTCGCCTCCGATATGTGGACCAGCACCTCAAGCAACAAAGGGCTCTTCAGCAGCTTGGTATGATGCAGCAACATGCATGGAGGCCACAAAGGGGACTGCCTGAAAGTTCCGTTTCAATTCTTCGTGCTTGGCTGTTTGAGCATTTCCTTCATCC ATATCCAAAGGATTCTGATAAGATCATGCTAGCAAGGCAGACAGGCTTGACTAGAAGTCAG GTCTCGAACTGGTTTATAAATGCACGTGTGCGTCTCTGGAAGCCCATGGTAGAGGAGATGTACAAAGAAGAGACTGGAGATATGGAGATGGACTCTAATTCTTCATCAGAAAATGCAGTCAAGGCAACAAAAGGTGATAACAGGACTTCAGAGGAAAGAGGGGAAGATTTGCAACAAAGTGCAAGTTCAACAGCCACTGAGAGATGTAGCACTGGTCAACTCATGGACTCCAAATCCAATCATGTTCCTGATGTAGAAATGGCAGGGTCCAGTGTAGTCAATTTCCATAATGGGAGTCGTGGAGAAGCTGAAAATGAATATGGGTTAGTGAAGCGAAGGGAGGAGCAAAGGCCTAATGTGGATGACTGTAGTCTCTTCCCTGATGCAATGATGCAGTCTGATGCAGCCAGTGAAAGGTTCATGGCAGCTGCATATCACATGTCTGAGTTGGGGAGGTTCGGGAGTGGAAGTGGAGTGTCTCTCACATTGGGGTTGCAGCACTGTGAGGATGGCAGCCTCCCCATGTCTAGTGGGAACCATCACAGTTTCATGTCGATGAGAGGGGATGAAATTTACAGTGCTGCAGCATCATCTGTAGGGCCTGAAACCGCTGATTTTGAATGCATGAATCCTGGTAACCAGCAACACAGGTTTAGTTCTTCCCATCTATTACATGATTTtgtagtgtga